One Gordonia sp. KTR9 DNA window includes the following coding sequences:
- a CDS encoding DUF6668 family protein, translating into MLTHTRLTVRTEPLPVTGEFPPLFALLGAHGGAGVSTLATMWAPAADTDRCWPTSPATTRRVLVVAREHMSGIAAAADVLRAAHEGTAPLGVQVCGLITVAAEPARASKDVLRYARTVAELAPHSYRVPWVKSLIPLLHRQLPTWRPTDGVKATRANPDGVLASVPSAIAAVGQQICDDLAADRAVAHSDPSQTVA; encoded by the coding sequence ATGCTGACCCACACACGACTGACGGTGCGTACCGAACCGCTACCAGTGACCGGTGAATTCCCGCCGCTGTTCGCACTATTGGGAGCGCACGGCGGAGCCGGAGTGAGCACCCTAGCGACGATGTGGGCGCCGGCCGCCGACACCGACCGGTGCTGGCCGACCTCGCCGGCGACCACGCGCCGCGTGCTGGTCGTGGCGCGCGAGCATATGAGCGGGATCGCCGCGGCCGCCGACGTGCTGCGCGCAGCCCACGAGGGCACCGCACCCCTCGGAGTGCAGGTGTGCGGACTGATCACCGTGGCCGCCGAACCGGCCCGGGCGAGCAAAGACGTCCTGCGCTATGCCCGCACCGTCGCCGAGCTGGCCCCGCACTCCTACCGCGTTCCGTGGGTCAAATCGCTGATCCCGTTGCTGCACCGGCAGTTACCGACTTGGCGGCCCACTGACGGTGTCAAGGCCACCCGCGCCAACCCCGATGGCGTGCTGGCGTCGGTGCCTAGCGCTATCGCCGCAGTGGGACAGCAGATTTGCGACGACTTGGCAGCCGATCGGGCTGTCGCACACAGCGACCCGTCACAGACGGTCGCCTAA
- a CDS encoding helix-turn-helix transcriptional regulator: MRRSRGLSPGELGRVAGVSENAIRYWESSSSSPQIDKLVAVLRVLEAPVSAVVAIDRSDALLSDLRILAGLTQPELAAAAGIPTSTLAALERGHRPLSESSAGALAVVLGVSGDDVRAAYERTRTHPPRTTRF, translated from the coding sequence TTGCGTCGGTCACGTGGTCTTAGCCCCGGCGAACTCGGCAGGGTGGCGGGAGTCAGTGAGAACGCCATCCGATACTGGGAATCGTCTTCATCCTCCCCCCAGATCGACAAGCTCGTGGCCGTGCTCAGGGTGCTTGAAGCTCCGGTCTCAGCGGTTGTAGCGATCGACCGGTCTGATGCGTTGCTGTCAGATCTGCGCATTCTGGCCGGGCTGACGCAGCCGGAACTGGCGGCCGCCGCGGGCATACCCACCTCAACGCTTGCTGCGCTCGAACGCGGGCATCGCCCTCTCTCCGAGAGTTCTGCCGGCGCATTGGCTGTCGTGCTGGGGGTTTCCGGCGATGACGTCCGGGCCGCGTACGAACGCACACGCACGCATCCGCCTCGAACCACAAGGTTCTGA
- a CDS encoding GAF domain-containing protein, translating into MSHWIVVETMGTGAQDEVDPSVVFKGGKSSQYTSVDRLRHEVPRGDYTVLAWILKALDTVTTTGKPESAVISHVAIIAEPVFGPNGVVFAVQLWIGDDADSVPPPRRLVGGFEFVYDEELDLAQIHEGPNIERDILGIDGPTQDVTRVAPEVFQYFYDFPRESEIGPFVRDMKAGRLENGAKFDSALTVRHARDSDDQLRYRCYMTMRAVRLPSRWALRGVVHDINDVEPAEYLAFNRHTARVIANLEERESGLGRIDFATGLVTDWLRTPPPPLSAWLTDSPIFHEDEQETIAAAQLALLTRQQERATYRARIRFAGGPTDVWHVAQFTITPDKHGEDGLGFLTVELLSKEAMAS; encoded by the coding sequence ATGTCGCACTGGATTGTTGTCGAGACGATGGGAACTGGAGCCCAGGACGAGGTTGATCCCTCGGTGGTCTTCAAAGGTGGCAAAAGTTCTCAATACACGTCCGTCGACAGACTGCGGCACGAAGTGCCCCGCGGTGACTACACCGTCCTCGCCTGGATACTCAAGGCCCTCGACACGGTCACCACGACCGGCAAGCCGGAGTCGGCGGTCATCTCACACGTAGCGATCATCGCCGAACCCGTGTTCGGACCTAACGGGGTGGTGTTCGCGGTGCAGCTCTGGATCGGCGACGACGCCGACAGTGTTCCGCCCCCTCGCCGCCTTGTCGGAGGGTTCGAGTTCGTCTACGACGAGGAGCTCGATCTCGCGCAAATTCACGAGGGCCCGAACATCGAACGCGACATCCTCGGTATCGACGGCCCTACCCAAGACGTCACTCGCGTTGCACCCGAGGTCTTCCAGTACTTCTACGACTTTCCCCGCGAGTCCGAAATCGGACCTTTCGTCCGGGACATGAAAGCTGGGCGACTGGAAAACGGAGCGAAGTTCGACTCCGCACTCACTGTGCGGCATGCACGCGACAGCGACGACCAGCTGCGCTACCGCTGCTACATGACCATGCGTGCGGTCCGCCTACCCTCACGGTGGGCCCTACGCGGCGTCGTGCACGACATCAACGATGTCGAACCCGCCGAATACCTCGCCTTCAACAGACACACCGCCCGAGTGATCGCCAACCTCGAAGAACGTGAGTCCGGCCTCGGGCGAATCGATTTCGCCACAGGACTGGTCACCGACTGGCTGCGGACACCTCCACCACCACTCAGCGCGTGGCTTACCGACAGCCCTATCTTCCATGAGGACGAGCAGGAAACGATCGCGGCAGCGCAGCTGGCACTTCTCACTCGCCAGCAGGAACGAGCTACGTATCGCGCTCGGATCAGATTCGCTGGTGGCCCCACCGATGTGTGGCACGTGGCCCAGTTCACCATCACACCCGATAAACACGGCGAGGACGGCCTCGGCTTCCTCACGGTCGAGCTACTGTCAAAAGAAGCGATGGCCTCGTAA
- a CDS encoding SCO6880 family protein, which produces MSAPGANDVLLYGRWEKPQSPGLFGMSWGATLFAGGVLIVAVLQFMVFRSLPVTGVVLFAGAVVLVPLVQKRRGRTGWELMIVRFAFWSAKRKGHTTFRGGVFGVVPGRCQMPGIAGDTRLYEYELSSGHRFGLIHARAKDHYTVVLSTQPQGQELVEQSQINNWVRGWDDFLSGLGKTHNVAGAMVVVETLPDNGTRIAAEVRAITSKEGPEFSREVMAQTALYRMSAKVRNEVRVSITFRRQREADSNEVADQGAAIGRLLSTIVGRAAAAGLDATPMSAGELCAVATRAFRPELDRELETMLSRDEQDELRWDRTGCAGAKAEWDHYVHNGYRSVTWEMAEAPAGTVTHEALRPLLVPRMDIPRKRVAIVYRIHNEAEAVKLVDTDFKNALSAEQAKTGIGSAAASIRVDNTRAARVEQHRGAGLTRFGMLITLTAPRDADHPQLAAELEGMTSAARIGVQRVYGGQDSAFAGSLGLGILLPEYATVNKRLSA; this is translated from the coding sequence ATGAGCGCGCCGGGGGCGAACGACGTTCTGCTGTATGGGCGGTGGGAGAAGCCGCAGTCACCCGGTCTGTTCGGGATGTCCTGGGGCGCCACGTTGTTCGCTGGTGGCGTGCTGATCGTCGCGGTATTGCAGTTCATGGTCTTCCGGTCGCTGCCGGTGACCGGCGTCGTGTTGTTTGCCGGCGCAGTTGTGTTGGTGCCGCTGGTGCAGAAACGCCGCGGCCGTACTGGTTGGGAGTTGATGATCGTGAGGTTTGCGTTCTGGAGCGCCAAGCGCAAGGGGCACACCACGTTCCGCGGCGGCGTGTTCGGGGTGGTACCCGGGCGGTGCCAGATGCCCGGTATCGCCGGGGATACCCGGTTGTATGAGTACGAGCTGAGTTCGGGCCACCGGTTCGGCCTGATCCATGCCCGCGCGAAGGACCACTACACGGTGGTGCTCTCGACCCAGCCCCAAGGTCAGGAACTCGTCGAGCAATCCCAGATCAACAACTGGGTACGCGGCTGGGACGACTTCCTGTCCGGACTGGGCAAGACCCACAACGTGGCCGGGGCCATGGTCGTGGTGGAAACACTGCCCGACAACGGGACTCGTATTGCCGCCGAGGTGCGGGCGATCACCTCGAAGGAGGGGCCGGAGTTCTCCCGCGAGGTGATGGCGCAGACGGCGCTGTACCGGATGTCGGCGAAAGTCCGCAACGAGGTGCGGGTGTCGATCACCTTCCGGCGGCAGCGCGAAGCCGACAGCAACGAGGTCGCCGATCAGGGTGCGGCGATCGGCCGTCTGCTGTCGACGATCGTGGGTCGGGCCGCGGCCGCGGGCCTGGATGCCACACCGATGAGCGCTGGCGAATTGTGCGCGGTGGCCACCCGCGCGTTTCGTCCGGAGCTCGACCGCGAGCTGGAGACGATGCTCTCCCGCGACGAGCAGGACGAGTTGCGGTGGGACCGCACCGGGTGTGCCGGTGCGAAAGCTGAGTGGGACCACTACGTGCACAACGGCTACCGATCGGTGACCTGGGAGATGGCCGAGGCCCCGGCCGGCACGGTCACCCACGAGGCGTTGCGGCCGCTGCTGGTGCCGCGGATGGACATTCCGCGCAAACGGGTGGCCATCGTGTACCGCATCCACAACGAAGCCGAAGCGGTCAAACTCGTCGACACCGACTTCAAGAACGCCCTGTCCGCCGAACAGGCAAAGACCGGTATCGGCTCGGCCGCGGCGTCGATCCGCGTGGACAACACCCGCGCGGCGCGGGTCGAACAGCACCGCGGCGCCGGGCTGACCCGGTTCGGCATGCTGATCACCCTGACAGCCCCGCGCGACGCCGATCACCCGCAGCTGGCCGCCGAACTCGAAGGCATGACCTCAGCGGCCCGGATAGGAGTGCAGCGGGTCTACGGCGGGCAGGACTCGGCATTCGCCGGGTCGCTGGGCCTGGGCATTCTGCTGCCCGAATACGCCACGGTCAACAAGCGCCTGAGCGCCTGA
- a CDS encoding transglycosylase family protein: MNDGAKGGLAAALALIVAIPLIVVTMLSTVVTDCETPGSGAESSGGNPGQRTMPMKKGTYSVTSGFGPRGGAMHQGTDFGSQPGVPIYAAFDGSVSKSGPASGFGQWIVLSHNIDGERVDTVYGHMFPQDLMVKAGQKVTAGQQISRAGYNGEVSPPGPGGTHLHFEVWEGGWGQRAIDPMPWLKGAREPGSAPPPRAPAGGDATDSDVVTVADWNKVAEHESGGNWAINTGNGYYGGLQFSASTWTGFGGAKYAPTADKATPGQQMEIANKTLQGQGWDAWPVTSRKAGVRSKKPAPEGTFVDSAPARAPPPAPPAAGAPRAETLGAVTDSSGELDVSKPMASRLGSEAHFQTNTVRLVRAVAQRFPQLKTIGGWRADGGGFSDHPDGRAADIMIPNDGRDPANVELGNRIQRYVMANKDVFHVEYTIWRQYYQPARGPGNVMPDRGGWTANHFDHVHVTVDRSPLYNGEDLGRIRDRGGDAGGSSGSDDCAPEGTPGGGGGNVKLGTVPADWARWYNEAGKICPQITSSLLASQGKQETGFRATAVSPDAAMGPGQFIPSTWATYGKDYDRDGRVDPYSLGDGIMAQGHFMCDIAKQIDGWITSGAVDERSGPNKDRRDLYLAGYNAGPGAVQSSGGFPNQHPRHFSETRPYAETIIRNEPAFRDSLPVER; this comes from the coding sequence ATGAATGACGGGGCCAAGGGGGGTCTGGCCGCAGCGCTGGCGCTGATCGTCGCGATACCGCTGATTGTCGTCACGATGCTCAGCACCGTGGTGACCGACTGCGAGACCCCCGGCTCAGGCGCGGAATCCAGTGGGGGTAACCCCGGGCAGCGGACCATGCCGATGAAAAAGGGCACCTACAGTGTGACCTCGGGTTTCGGTCCGCGTGGCGGGGCGATGCACCAGGGAACGGACTTCGGCTCCCAGCCCGGGGTGCCGATCTACGCCGCGTTCGACGGCAGCGTGTCCAAGTCGGGTCCGGCCAGCGGGTTCGGCCAGTGGATTGTGCTGTCGCACAACATCGACGGCGAACGCGTCGACACGGTCTACGGGCACATGTTCCCCCAGGACCTCATGGTCAAAGCCGGCCAGAAGGTGACCGCGGGACAGCAGATTTCCCGTGCCGGCTACAACGGCGAAGTCTCCCCACCCGGCCCTGGCGGTACGCACCTGCATTTCGAGGTGTGGGAAGGCGGCTGGGGGCAGCGAGCGATCGACCCGATGCCCTGGCTCAAAGGCGCCCGCGAACCGGGCAGCGCCCCTCCGCCACGAGCACCGGCCGGCGGCGATGCGACCGACTCCGACGTGGTGACGGTGGCGGACTGGAACAAGGTCGCCGAACACGAATCCGGCGGCAACTGGGCCATCAACACCGGCAACGGCTACTACGGCGGGTTGCAGTTCTCGGCGAGCACCTGGACCGGGTTCGGGGGAGCGAAGTACGCCCCGACCGCCGACAAGGCCACCCCGGGTCAGCAGATGGAGATCGCCAACAAGACGTTGCAGGGACAGGGCTGGGACGCCTGGCCGGTGACCTCCCGAAAGGCCGGGGTCCGCAGCAAGAAACCCGCCCCGGAGGGCACGTTCGTCGACAGCGCACCCGCCCGCGCACCACCACCCGCGCCACCGGCAGCAGGTGCACCGCGGGCGGAGACCCTCGGCGCGGTCACCGACAGCAGCGGCGAACTCGACGTGTCCAAGCCAATGGCGTCCCGCCTGGGGTCAGAGGCGCACTTCCAGACCAACACCGTGCGACTGGTCCGCGCTGTCGCCCAACGGTTCCCGCAACTGAAAACAATCGGCGGATGGCGCGCCGACGGCGGCGGATTCAGCGACCACCCCGATGGCCGCGCCGCCGACATCATGATCCCCAACGACGGCCGCGACCCGGCGAACGTCGAGCTGGGCAACCGCATCCAGCGCTATGTGATGGCCAACAAAGACGTCTTTCACGTCGAGTACACCATCTGGCGGCAGTACTACCAGCCCGCCCGCGGCCCCGGCAACGTCATGCCCGACCGCGGCGGTTGGACAGCGAATCACTTCGACCACGTGCACGTCACCGTCGACCGTTCCCCGCTCTACAACGGCGAAGACCTCGGCCGGATCCGCGATCGCGGTGGCGATGCCGGCGGCAGTAGCGGATCAGACGACTGCGCACCCGAGGGCACCCCTGGCGGCGGTGGCGGCAACGTCAAGCTCGGGACAGTGCCAGCGGACTGGGCGCGCTGGTACAACGAGGCTGGCAAGATCTGCCCGCAGATCACCTCCTCACTGTTGGCCTCGCAGGGCAAGCAGGAGACAGGGTTTCGCGCAACCGCAGTGTCCCCGGATGCGGCGATGGGACCGGGCCAGTTCATCCCCTCGACGTGGGCCACCTACGGCAAGGACTACGACCGCGACGGCCGTGTCGACCCGTACTCCCTCGGCGACGGAATCATGGCCCAGGGCCACTTCATGTGCGACATCGCCAAGCAGATCGACGGGTGGATCACCTCGGGTGCCGTCGACGAGCGCAGCGGCCCGAACAAGGACCGCCGCGACCTGTACCTGGCCGGCTACAACGCCGGCCCCGGTGCGGTGCAGTCCTCCGGCGGGTTCCCCAACCAACATCCGCGGCACTTCTCCGAGACCCGCCCCTACGCCGAAACCATCATCCGCAACGAGCCCGCATTCCGCGACTCGCTACCCGTAGAACGATAG
- a CDS encoding MBL fold metallo-hydrolase: MLPQIGSVRHVHHLNCGTFTPVGIPECVTHILAVEFDHGLVLVDVGLGRQDVAHPIRGLGQALRAVRPRLRSADTAVQQLAGLGFAAGDVAGIVATHLDYDHISGALDFPAAPVHLTVTELFAAASRPGIRGRIRYRPHHLTSITSRAHTYAPAEAVPVMNFYGHPLTEAGDLVLIPLPGHTAGHAAVAIRDPHRRDRWLIHAGDAFLHHTALTSTADPSMDRVERMLAMDPSTLTRNHAALRIAADQGHLVICSHDRGQYEHLAASEHLR; encoded by the coding sequence GTGCTTCCACAGATCGGATCGGTTCGTCATGTCCACCACCTCAACTGCGGCACCTTCACACCTGTGGGCATTCCCGAATGCGTCACCCACATACTTGCCGTCGAGTTCGACCACGGACTGGTCCTCGTCGACGTCGGCCTCGGGCGGCAGGACGTCGCCCATCCAATCCGGGGTCTCGGTCAGGCGTTGCGTGCGGTACGTCCCCGCTTGAGAAGTGCTGATACAGCCGTTCAGCAACTCGCCGGCCTCGGCTTCGCCGCAGGAGATGTCGCTGGCATCGTGGCTACTCACCTCGATTACGACCACATCAGCGGCGCGCTCGACTTTCCCGCCGCCCCTGTTCACCTCACAGTGACCGAACTCTTCGCCGCCGCGAGCCGACCAGGCATTCGTGGCCGCATTCGCTACCGACCGCACCACCTGACATCGATCACCAGCCGCGCACACACCTACGCACCGGCCGAGGCGGTCCCTGTCATGAACTTCTACGGCCACCCGCTAACCGAGGCCGGCGACCTGGTCTTAATCCCTTTGCCCGGTCACACAGCCGGACACGCCGCCGTTGCGATCCGCGATCCACACCGTAGGGATCGATGGCTCATCCACGCAGGAGACGCATTTTTGCACCACACCGCCCTCACATCAACGGCCGATCCGTCTATGGACCGGGTCGAGAGAATGCTGGCGATGGACCCCAGTACCCTGACCCGCAACCATGCGGCGCTGCGTATCGCAGCTGATCAGGGACACCTCGTCATCTGCTCCCACGACCGTGGACAGTACGAGCACCTAGCGGCCTCTGAGCACTTGCGGTAG
- a CDS encoding cutinase family protein, with protein MARGVPARDWWCAVRGRAARDRAVAFVVAATVVAGAGGATSVAASPAEGAGVCPKLYVLGVQGTGQSSSDASPTTDSGMLSAVMKPLLTMAGSLVQRAYVPYPAGFGGATAGSDMKFDESVTEAMNRTNSMIKQISDRCDNTHFALTGYSQGAFALGRVARDIGQGRGPVPADRVAGVSLFGDPTRPKASPLFPGREGASRPEPAPGTSGASLETVPALSQPMPEGGGIGPVADSASDYGDLTGRVASYCASGDLACDAPSDAPVTHLVTNIVGQSKLDQDDPVQTLSSLAEALALTTVKTAVPLINEDVQGETLDELSYQPSQSISQRLAVASDPRTPLPSAGDALNALVKVGTIGLNAVVTVAKEVLTPATITALATTGLANPPAALALLGAKALEATVKLVPPATVNRWADEAFTAVKQNISDNSELLDVSNLVRYWQTAQQHGSYTSNSSTAAGVSATAYTATWFAALAADLAGKTLPQSSTGGDTLFAPDTAAPSSAAVVPTLPDTSTSESSSPSSSETTSLESSIPQFPVPSSGTPSTEPVPSGSPVGSSAPVPTA; from the coding sequence GTGGCACGCGGTGTACCCGCTCGCGATTGGTGGTGCGCGGTGAGGGGTCGTGCAGCACGCGATCGCGCGGTTGCGTTTGTGGTCGCGGCGACGGTGGTGGCGGGGGCTGGGGGAGCCACGTCGGTGGCGGCTTCGCCGGCTGAGGGTGCGGGTGTGTGCCCGAAGCTGTATGTGCTGGGAGTCCAGGGGACTGGTCAGTCGTCGTCGGATGCGAGTCCGACGACGGATTCGGGCATGTTGTCGGCGGTGATGAAGCCGTTGTTGACCATGGCCGGGTCGCTGGTGCAGCGCGCGTATGTGCCGTATCCGGCGGGTTTCGGCGGAGCGACCGCCGGATCGGACATGAAGTTCGACGAGTCGGTCACCGAGGCAATGAATCGCACAAACTCGATGATCAAGCAGATCTCTGATCGGTGCGACAACACCCATTTCGCGTTGACGGGTTACTCGCAGGGAGCGTTCGCGCTCGGCCGGGTCGCCCGCGACATCGGACAGGGCAGGGGCCCGGTGCCCGCCGACCGGGTTGCGGGTGTGTCGCTGTTCGGTGACCCGACCCGGCCGAAGGCCTCGCCGCTGTTCCCGGGCCGCGAGGGTGCATCCCGCCCGGAACCGGCCCCGGGTACGTCGGGAGCGTCGCTGGAGACGGTGCCGGCCCTGAGCCAGCCGATGCCCGAGGGCGGCGGCATCGGCCCGGTCGCAGACTCTGCCAGCGACTACGGCGACCTCACCGGTCGGGTCGCGTCGTACTGTGCTAGTGGCGATTTGGCGTGCGACGCGCCGAGTGATGCCCCGGTCACGCATCTGGTGACCAACATCGTCGGGCAAAGCAAGCTTGATCAGGACGATCCGGTGCAAACCTTGTCGTCGCTGGCCGAAGCGTTGGCCCTGACGACGGTCAAGACTGCGGTCCCGCTGATCAACGAGGACGTCCAGGGCGAAACGCTCGATGAGTTGTCCTATCAACCGAGCCAGTCGATCTCGCAAAGGCTGGCAGTCGCCTCTGATCCGCGCACCCCGTTGCCGTCGGCCGGCGATGCGCTCAATGCGTTGGTCAAGGTCGGCACGATCGGCCTGAACGCTGTGGTCACGGTCGCGAAGGAAGTACTGACCCCCGCAACGATCACCGCACTGGCGACCACTGGTCTGGCGAATCCGCCTGCGGCGCTGGCACTGCTGGGCGCCAAGGCTCTCGAGGCGACGGTGAAGCTTGTTCCGCCGGCCACGGTGAACCGGTGGGCCGACGAAGCGTTCACCGCGGTCAAGCAGAACATCTCCGACAACTCCGAACTGCTCGACGTGTCGAACCTCGTGCGGTACTGGCAGACCGCGCAGCAACACGGCAGCTACACGAGTAACAGCTCGACCGCCGCGGGCGTCTCCGCGACCGCGTACACGGCAACGTGGTTTGCCGCGCTGGCCGCCGATCTGGCGGGCAAGACGTTGCCGCAGTCATCGACGGGCGGAGACACCCTGTTCGCCCCGGACACCGCCGCGCCGTCCTCGGCAGCAGTGGTCCCGACGCTTCCCGACACCTCGACGAGCGAGTCCAGTTCACCGTCGTCCTCGGAGACGACGTCTCTGGAGTCGTCGATCCCGCAGTTCCCGGTGCCTTCGTCGGGCACGCCGAGCACTGAGCCGGTCCCGTCTGGGTCTCCGGTCGGTTCGTCGGCACCGGTTCCCACCGCCTAG